The following proteins are co-located in the Calliphora vicina chromosome 2, idCalVici1.1, whole genome shotgun sequence genome:
- the LOC135950448 gene encoding glutamic acid-rich protein, producing MRHSLKVFLVFTLLFSSVVLAKKHKEESSDEKEEEGKKYNEEEHKEKKHKHEKGHKEHGEWDEDDKKHDEEEDHKHHDESKGGKKKADENEEEKYGEEHEHGKHVKGGKDHHKKKYKNGHKELKHHKKFHKDEYVKEKKFYDDEDKGGHHKKYGKEHNHHDKEEGEHNKKEEHEAGKKKKHKKHESHYKKGHQDEDHKNYKKGHEHKENGEEHKKWGNEEKKKSNKKKGHKKESQKKD from the coding sequence ATGCGTCACTCTCTGAAAgtgtttttggtttttactCTACTCTTCTCCAGTGTAGTGTTGGCCAAAAAACACAAGGAAGAATCTTCCGACGAAAAAGAAGAAGAAGGCAAAAAGTACAATGAGGAAGAACATAAAGAAAAGAAACACAAACACGAAAAGGGTCACAAAGAGCACGGAGAATGGGATGAAGATGATAAAAAGCATGATGAGGAGGaggatcataaacatcatgatGAAAGTAAAGGTGGCAAAAAGAAAGCAGACGAGaatgaagaagaaaaatatGGCGAAGAGCATGAACATGGCAAGCATGTAAAGGGTGGCAAAGATCATCACAAGAAGAAATACAAAAATGGCCACAAGGAATTGAAGCATCATAAGAAATTCCATAAAGATGAATATGTCAAAGAAAAGAAATTCTACGATGACGAAGATAAAGGTGGACATCATAAGAAATATGGCAAGGAACATAATCATCATGATAAAGAAGAGGGTGAACACAATAAGAAGGAGGAACATGAGGCGGGTAAGAAGAAAAAACACAAGAAACACGAGAGTCACTACAAAAAGGGTCATCAAGATGAGGATCATAAGAACTATAAAAAGGGACATGAACACAAGGAAAACGGAGAGGAACACAAGAAATGGGGCAATGAGGAGaagaaaaagagcaacaaaaagaagggTCATAAAAAGGAAAGCCAAAAGaaagattag